TAAAATATATTCAGGAAGGTAACTGGGGGAACTCCGTAATTCAATGGAAAGGACTGATCAGCACTTCAGAGCCTTCTTCCCAACAGGGTAACATTTCAACACTCGTCCTTTTGcgtggtgctcagtcatgtctgactcttttacaaccccatggacagtagcccaccaggctcctctgtccatgggattttccaggcaaggatactggagcgggttgccatttcttcctccagaggatcttcctgattcagagaccgaacctgtgtctcttgtgtcccctgcattaacatgtggattctctaccactgagccaccagggaagccccttcctttgGAATTCCAAGTTAGTTTTCTCTATGATTTGTGACAATGAGTACAAAtgaaaggaggcaagaaaatgCAGTTGCAAACTTTTGTTCGCATTCTCAACAATGCCAAGTTCACTATGTACATTTAATTGATTCATTATGTTCTGATGTGACTTGACCTGGGTTTGTTCTTAAGCAACCTGCCCACCAGAgaactttctttctcttcttcaatGTTTAGTTGAAAGCAAAGGcatttttaatattgttaaatCTATAGCTGTTCCTGGAATAAGTAACACATGTTTAGTTCTCCCTATCATgtgaaattatataaaacattttaaagtactaAATCTAGTTTTGAAGAGAGGAAGTAACCAAAGCAAAAAGTGTTAATCTagggaaaacattaaaaatttaggaaaaacacaaaaacatcatCACTGTGATGATGGAAAGTTTACTTgtcaaataaatttatatgaGCTTCAGATTCCTCTTATAAGTGACTATTTTCCCAATTATAAGAGTAACAGattcttatatttaaaatcatgaaaaatgccTAAATGGGTATAGAAGAAAAACATTATCCATAATTCTACAAATCACATATAACAACTGTTCACTTTTTGGTATATTTCTATTCATTattatgcatatgtatttttacaAAATTGGGTTCCTATTGTAAATAAAGATTTGTACCTTGCTTTTTATCACTTATAAGTGcctttattatgaaatattaaatgTAATTCAAAGTACACTCTATTTTTGTATCcaatatttgaaattatatgttaatagctttttaaaataaattaagaaacagccttgtattttcatttttgtttgactCAGTTATTTGAGGTTACACTTTTAGAATAAGAATTATTGAATCAAAGAAGAGAAAGTTTTCTAGGCCTTTGGTGTACTTAGTCACAGCATTCAGAAGGTGTAGCTGACTACAGAGTTAAAAATTCAATAACTAACCTTCTCTTTTAACTCTTGCATTAAATCAAATAATGTACACATGTTGTTTTTTCTGCTAACTATGCTGATAAGTTCTTTCCTGTTTTGCTAGTTGTTCTTATCTTGAGTCACAGGTGCTTAGGACCTGTGGTCGGCAGAAAAACTGTCGGAACATCTTGACCAAAGGCAGACAACCACAATGGCCACGAATCGTGGGAAAGTCAAGAACAGTGGCACCTGCTCAGCGAAGCCTTGGTCACATAGTCCCGCCACCCAGACCCTCATAATTCTCCTTAAATTGACCTACCCTCTTTCAGAGAGCAGAAGGGCAGTTTTCAACATGCTAGTCTGCTACCCGCCTCGTTTGCCAGCAAATtaataaatttctctttctttgtcctCACAACCTTGATCTcattactctttctttctttgttattttttaaattatgaaagtattgaTAGcatatttacaggagacttggaaaatacagaacaaagttacatttagttccactatatattacaattatctttttaagaagataaattaagatttttagttggagtttcaatatcaaacaatcaaaaattaatagaatgggtacacagaaaagtagaagggtaTTGTTGatgtgtagttgctcagttgtgtccgactctttgcgaccccatggactgtagcctgccaggcctctctgtccaaggaattctccagggaagtgtactggagtgggttgccatttcagtagaaggatatagtagatatgaaaagcactgtgaaccaattcaaccTAATAAAGATTCATATGATGTTCACacacagtaggatacaaattctattcaagtttccATAGAccataaactaggagacactggaacatatccaggttGTTTTCATTACTCTTACTCAGCACTGGGGGCAGGGGCTGAATTTTCAGTTACAAAAGGTTATaccaatttacttttttaaattaatttttaattggagggtgaTGCTGCATGTGCAATCTCATTATCAGACccactccccccccaccccccctccactgccacttctgaagagccaggagcaagCACTGAAGCAGTGCAAGCAAGGGGCCCATGTCCCAGCACATCTCATTATCAGGCAGGAAGAGGAAGTCTTTCCTCTTGGACTGTTATGATGAGTACCCGTTGTGGACCTGGGCCAAACAGGGCAAAAAGTCAAATCAACGGCAAAGGGTGGGAAAGCATGAAAGTGCTATCTTTGTCATGATGGCAAGTGACAGacacccaccccagccccctaAGCCTTCAAGTGTTGTCTGAGGCTGCTTTACTGACCAAGGCATTCTTCAGAGCGCCTTTGACATCCTTGTTGCGCAGACTGTAAATCAGGGGGTTGAGTAAGGGGGTGACGAAGGTGTAGATCAGGGCGATTTGGCGGTCCTCGTCCTCCGAGGTGCTGGATCGGGGGCGCAGGTAGACCAGGCTGCAGCAGCCGTACTGCAGCAGGACCACGGCgaggtgggaggagcaggtggagaaggcccGGCGGCGGCCCTCCGCAGAGCGGATGCGCACGATGGCCGAGCCGATGAGCACGTACGAGACGGAAATGAGGAGGAAGGGCACGGTCAGCACGAGGCTGCCCACGGCATAGAGCACGGCCTGGTGCACGCGGATGTCCGCGCAGGCCAGCCGCAGGACCGGGGGCACGTCGCACAGGAAGTGGTTGATTTCAGGGCGGTGCCCACAGAAGGGCAGGGTGAAGATTAGGACGGTGAGctgcagggagaggagggaggccagGCCTCCGGCACAGCCCACCATCCGGACGCAGAGCTTCTGGGTCACGATGAGCGTGTAATGCAGCGGGTGGcggatggccacatagcggtcataggccatgaccGCCAAAAGGAAGCAGTCAGTGCTGCCCAAGGTGACGAAGAAGAACATTTGGGCCCCACAGCCAGCCAGTGGGATGGGCTTCTGGGCCCCCAAAATGTTGGAAAGCATCAAGGGTACCACCACGGTGGTGTAGCAGATTTCCAAGAAGGACAGATTGCACaagaagaagtacatgggggtgtggagtgAGCAGTGTGTGCACACCACCCAGATGATGGCCGTGTTGCCGCAAAGGATCGTCAAGTAGAGGACGAGGAAGAGGGCGAAGAGGAGGACCTGGAGTTCTGGGACGGTGGTGAAGACCCGAAACACAAACTCCGTGGGGCCAGACTGGTTGAGGACAGGGCTCCTCGCACACATGTCTCCTGCGGAAGAAGACCAGAAGATGCTGAGACTGCCTTTCCTGAATTACTCAATTGTGTGAGTAGAATCAAGGacttaaatttttgcttttgatttggAATTGCCTATTTAGTATCCAGTTTCCAATCTCAGTGTTTGGAAATGAATTCACAATAGAGGGCATGGTACATTCCCCCTGGGAAATCTTCAGGAATGGGATAGATTCTAATCTACAGAAGTTTCTGCTGACAGagatgtcttttttgtttttaaactctgCTATTTAAAATCCAATTGACAAGGGCTAATTCTTTGCTTGTATTTAGTTAAAGAGTTGCGTACAGTTGTACTTTGTTATCTGTGGGAGATTGATACCAAAGTCCAGGAAGGCTTAAGT
This portion of the Bos taurus isolate L1 Dominette 01449 registration number 42190680 breed Hereford chromosome 15, ARS-UCD2.0, whole genome shotgun sequence genome encodes:
- the LOC104974344 gene encoding LOW QUALITY PROTEIN: olfactory receptor 10Q1 (The sequence of the model RefSeq protein was modified relative to this genomic sequence to represent the inferred CDS: inserted 1 base in 1 codon), with amino-acid sequence MSWGHRSWWMEFVFLAYPSQSELHVLSFLGVSLVYTWVITRNVLVMVAIQTEAHLHTTMYYFLVSFSGVEIGYTAVVVXHLLANILRSEKTITLLGCATQMGFFMGLGSADCFLLASITDCFLLAVMAYDRYVAIRHPLHYTLIVTQKLCVRMVGCAGGLASLLSLQLTVLIFTLPFCGHRPEINHFLCDVPPVLRLACADIRVHQAVLYAVGSLVLTVPFLLISVSYVLIGSAIVRIRSAEGRRRAFSTCSSHLAVVLLQYGCCSLVYLRPRSSTSEDEDRQIALIYTFVTPLLNPLIYSLRNKDVKGALKNALVSKAASDNT